The proteins below come from a single Verrucomicrobiota bacterium genomic window:
- a CDS encoding right-handed parallel beta-helix repeat-containing protein, which translates to MNTLRTLVTVCALLAGAGTGNTLAATYYVDATRGEDTRDGLKSESAWRTLPRVNRASLAPGDVVLFRRGETFRGQLIPQSGAATGVITYGSYGEGAKPIFLGSVAADRAEDWVPVKEGLWITAPLRFETVGAPTDLQRANWTMHQEGGAACGLTKEKSAPDGASTLRLACRQNGTKANHIQLTMFGLTVEEGEYYLLTFRARATKPFTPSAVSVMKSGSPYTSFANADAGLPVLGTNWSELTIRLRARQTAQDARLTLYLGGALPADSEAFLQPGQFVKARCNQTTPLSVDVGNIIFDHGKSTGVKKWSEADLRQAGDYLYDARTWQVKLCSNGNPASNHRSTELALRKHIIDQGGRGYVTYENLDLRYGAAHGVGGGSTHHITIRGCDISFIGGGHQNTRPDGKPVRFGNGIEFWSSASDCLVEDCRIWEIYDAALTNQGDGTNVQQNITYRRNVIWNSEYSFEFWNRGPASRTQNIVFEHNTCVAAGRGWGYGQRPDPNGRHLMFYSNTAVTTNVVIRYNIFCEAADSCLRLHGRDWTAALTMDYNCWFRSSGPLVLWDKESIGPEGFAAFMQAHNLDQHSMVANPKFIDAAQRDYRLAPDSPARRLSDAGKPVGALP; encoded by the coding sequence ATGAATACATTGCGAACACTGGTTACGGTATGCGCGTTGCTGGCAGGCGCTGGTACAGGGAATACGCTGGCCGCAACCTATTACGTGGATGCGACGCGCGGTGAGGATACGCGGGACGGTTTGAAATCGGAATCGGCTTGGCGCACGCTGCCCCGGGTCAACCGTGCCTCCTTGGCACCCGGCGATGTGGTGTTGTTCCGGCGGGGTGAAACATTTCGCGGGCAACTCATCCCCCAAAGCGGCGCGGCCACCGGGGTGATTACCTATGGTTCGTATGGGGAAGGTGCCAAACCGATTTTTCTGGGATCGGTGGCGGCGGACCGCGCCGAGGATTGGGTGCCGGTGAAAGAAGGTCTGTGGATCACCGCGCCATTGCGTTTTGAGACGGTCGGTGCGCCGACGGATTTGCAACGCGCTAACTGGACCATGCATCAAGAGGGGGGAGCTGCTTGCGGGTTGACCAAGGAGAAATCAGCGCCGGATGGCGCGTCAACACTACGGCTGGCCTGCCGCCAAAACGGAACGAAAGCGAATCATATTCAGTTGACCATGTTCGGTTTGACGGTCGAGGAAGGCGAATACTATCTCCTCACTTTCCGGGCGCGCGCCACGAAACCATTTACACCCTCCGCCGTTTCCGTGATGAAAAGCGGGTCGCCCTACACCTCCTTTGCCAACGCGGACGCAGGATTGCCGGTCCTCGGCACCAATTGGTCGGAACTCACCATCCGACTCCGTGCCCGGCAAACCGCTCAGGATGCCCGTTTGACCTTGTATCTTGGAGGGGCCTTGCCGGCAGACAGCGAGGCGTTTCTGCAACCCGGTCAATTTGTCAAAGCCCGGTGCAATCAAACGACACCGCTATCCGTGGATGTTGGGAACATCATCTTCGATCACGGCAAATCCACCGGCGTTAAGAAATGGAGCGAAGCGGACCTGCGCCAGGCGGGCGATTACTTGTACGATGCGCGAACCTGGCAGGTTAAACTTTGTTCCAACGGCAACCCGGCGTCGAACCATCGCAGCACTGAATTGGCCTTGCGCAAGCATATCATTGACCAGGGCGGGCGCGGCTATGTGACATACGAGAACCTGGATTTGCGCTATGGTGCGGCGCATGGGGTGGGTGGTGGCAGCACTCACCATATCACGATTCGGGGCTGCGATATTTCCTTTATCGGCGGTGGGCATCAAAATACCCGACCGGATGGGAAGCCGGTGCGCTTTGGCAATGGGATTGAGTTTTGGTCCAGTGCCAGCGATTGCCTGGTTGAAGACTGCCGAATCTGGGAAATTTATGACGCCGCGCTGACCAATCAGGGCGACGGCACCAACGTCCAGCAAAACATCACTTATCGGCGCAATGTGATCTGGAATAGCGAATATTCATTTGAATTCTGGAACCGGGGCCCCGCCAGCCGGACACAAAATATTGTGTTTGAGCACAATACCTGCGTGGCTGCCGGGCGCGGCTGGGGATATGGCCAGCGCCCTGATCCCAACGGGCGGCATCTGATGTTTTACAGCAACACCGCTGTCACCACCAACGTGGTCATCCGTTATAATATTTTTTGCGAAGCCGCAGACAGTTGCCTGCGGCTGCACGGACGGGATTGGACTGCCGCCTTGACGATGGACTACAACTGCTGGTTCCGATCCAGCGGGCCGCTGGTTTTATGGGACAAGGAAAGCATCGGACCGGAGGGATTCGCCGCGTTCATGCAGGCGCATAACTTGGATCAACATTCCATGGTCGCCAACCCGAAATTTATCGATGCCGCACAGCGCGACTACCGTTTAGCTCCAGATAGTCCCGCCCGAAGGTTGTCCGATGCAGGTAAACCGGTCGGAGCGTTGCCTTGA
- a CDS encoding 4Fe-4S binding protein encodes MSYFAMSKLALKWAFKKPATLNYPFTPRVEILGSRGQLSFTVSTCTFCTVCAKKCPTGAIAVIRAQRKWTIDRLLCISCGACVDICPKDSLALGSGHGHCSVTKDKEVHQGEMPPPKPAPVVTPSVAPAPVMAN; translated from the coding sequence ATGTCGTATTTTGCGATGTCCAAACTGGCCCTGAAATGGGCGTTCAAGAAACCGGCGACGCTGAACTATCCCTTCACGCCGCGCGTGGAAATTCTCGGTTCCCGTGGTCAATTGTCATTCACCGTCTCGACCTGCACGTTTTGCACCGTGTGCGCAAAAAAATGCCCCACCGGTGCCATTGCCGTGATCCGCGCCCAGCGCAAATGGACCATTGACCGCCTGCTCTGCATCAGTTGCGGCGCGTGTGTGGACATCTGCCCGAAAGACAGTCTCGCGCTGGGCTCCGGCCATGGGCATTGCAGTGTGACCAAGGACAAAGAAGTGCATCAGGGCGAAATGCCGCCACCAAAACCGGCTCCCGTGGTCACGCCTTCCGTCGCCCCGGCACCTGTGATGGCGAATTAA
- a CDS encoding nickel-dependent hydrogenase large subunit: MSKRTIIPFGPQHPVLPEPIHLDLVVEDERVVEALPTIGFIHRGLEKLVEKKDFQEFVYVAERICGICSAIHGQTYCQAIEEIMNIPVPPRAHYLRTIWGELSRIHSHLLWAGLLADAFGFESLFMHSWRVRERVLNVIEATTGGRVIFGACKVGGVRRDIDAEQMRHLLKELDIIETDMKEIVKVFLADSSVKQRLCGVGVLSKAEAYQLGCVGPMARASGVTQDMRSIGYAAYKDLSFKPAISQDGDSFARCAVRCEELFQSADLIRQAAAKIPAGELAAKVTGNPNGEFAARTEQPRGEVIYYIKANGMKNVQRMRVRTPTFANIPALVKILQGCELSDVPVLVLTIDPCISCTER; this comes from the coding sequence ATGAGTAAGCGAACCATCATCCCCTTTGGACCACAGCACCCGGTGTTACCGGAACCGATTCACCTGGACTTGGTGGTCGAAGACGAACGGGTCGTGGAAGCCCTGCCGACCATTGGCTTTATCCATCGCGGTCTCGAAAAGCTGGTGGAAAAAAAAGACTTCCAGGAATTTGTCTATGTGGCCGAGCGCATCTGCGGTATTTGCAGCGCCATCCATGGCCAGACTTACTGCCAGGCCATTGAAGAAATCATGAACATTCCGGTGCCGCCCCGCGCCCATTACCTGCGCACCATCTGGGGCGAGCTTTCCCGCATTCACAGCCATCTGTTGTGGGCGGGTTTGCTGGCGGACGCCTTTGGCTTTGAAAGCCTGTTCATGCATTCCTGGCGCGTGCGCGAACGCGTGCTAAACGTCATCGAGGCCACCACTGGTGGGCGCGTCATTTTCGGTGCCTGCAAGGTGGGCGGCGTGCGGCGCGATATTGACGCCGAGCAAATGCGCCACCTGCTCAAGGAATTGGACATCATCGAGACCGATATGAAGGAGATCGTCAAGGTCTTCCTGGCCGACAGTTCGGTCAAACAGCGCCTCTGCGGCGTCGGCGTGCTCTCCAAGGCCGAGGCGTACCAACTGGGCTGCGTTGGCCCCATGGCGCGCGCCAGCGGTGTAACCCAGGATATGCGTTCCATCGGTTATGCCGCGTACAAGGACCTGTCATTCAAACCCGCAATCAGCCAAGACGGGGATTCCTTCGCCCGCTGCGCGGTGCGTTGCGAGGAGCTTTTCCAATCCGCAGACCTTATCCGCCAGGCAGCCGCGAAAATCCCGGCGGGTGAACTCGCCGCCAAAGTCACGGGCAACCCCAACGGTGAATTTGCCGCGCGCACCGAACAACCGCGCGGCGAAGTCATTTATTACATCAAGGCCAACGGCATGAAAAACGTGCAGCGCATGCGGGTGCGCACGCCCACGTTTGCCAACATCCCCGCGCTGGTAAAAATCCTCCAGGGCTGCGAACTCTCGGATGTGCCGGTGCTGGTGTTGACCATTGATCCCTGTATCAGTTGTACGGAAAGGTGA
- a CDS encoding NADH-quinone oxidoreductase subunit C: MIENQTILPLGAEALVERVQQMRDQGWRLVHIGGTTLADHIQLDYAFDREGQYTAFRVTAIGQGPLPSISGIYWCAFIYENELHDLFDLTITGMAVDFKGNLYKTMVPHPFACPTPVSVSVAAKA; this comes from the coding sequence ATGATTGAGAATCAAACCATCCTCCCGCTTGGCGCGGAAGCCCTCGTCGAACGCGTGCAACAAATGCGCGATCAAGGCTGGCGCCTGGTCCACATCGGCGGCACCACGCTGGCGGACCACATCCAGTTGGATTACGCCTTCGACCGGGAAGGTCAATACACCGCGTTTCGCGTCACCGCCATTGGCCAGGGTCCCCTGCCCAGCATCAGCGGCATCTATTGGTGCGCCTTCATTTACGAAAACGAACTGCACGATCTGTTTGATCTCACGATCACCGGCATGGCCGTGGATTTCAAAGGCAACCTATACAAGACCATGGTGCCGCATCCCTTTGCCTGCCCCACGCCGGTTTCAGTATCCGTGGCGGCCAAAGCCTGA
- a CDS encoding GNAT family N-acetyltransferase, whose translation MMSMANSIDRTIICRAERDDLPEILALQKVAYQSEAEIYGDDSLPALQQSLTEIQKDFDRGLFLKAVVNGKIIGSVRGYQEGDTAHLLRCSVHPYFRGRGVAARLANEIEKEFPGVKRFEAFTGDRSKRNLHIYGKLGYKVYKSEPSYTPSFRWVYMEKMKP comes from the coding sequence ATGATGAGCATGGCCAACAGCATTGACCGCACGATCATCTGCCGGGCGGAGCGGGACGACCTGCCAGAAATCCTGGCGCTGCAAAAAGTGGCGTATCAAAGCGAGGCGGAAATCTACGGCGACGACAGCTTGCCGGCGTTGCAGCAATCGCTCACGGAAATACAGAAGGACTTTGATCGCGGCCTGTTCCTCAAAGCGGTGGTCAACGGCAAAATCATTGGTTCCGTTCGTGGATACCAGGAAGGTGACACCGCCCACTTGCTCCGTTGCAGTGTACACCCTTACTTCCGCGGGCGCGGTGTGGCGGCGCGCCTGGCCAATGAGATCGAGAAAGAATTCCCGGGCGTTAAACGCTTTGAAGCGTTCACGGGCGACCGCAGCAAACGCAACCTGCACATCTATGGCAAACTGGGTTACAAAGTTTATAAGTCTGAACCGTCATACACCCCGTCTTTCCGCTGGGTCTATATGGAGAAAATGAAGCCATGA